A genomic stretch from Coffea arabica cultivar ET-39 chromosome 10c, Coffea Arabica ET-39 HiFi, whole genome shotgun sequence includes:
- the LOC113714623 gene encoding aspartic proteinase Asp1-like, whose amino-acid sequence MHEEKSPRKIPFLQGFLCLLVVLLASFPSCSFAASRSSATKKKASASSVIFPVSGNVYPKGYYQVTVNIGQPPKPYFLDIDTGSDLTWLQCDAPCAKCTPAPHSPYKPNKNLVTCKDPLCVSLYWPTSHQCESLDQCDYQVEYADRGSSLGVLVQDLFPLRFTNGSISAPRLAFGCGYDQEIPGPNPPYTDGVLGLGTGKSSILSQLNGLGLTRNVIGHCLSVQGGGFLFFGDDLVPSSGIVWTSLSSNSLEKHYSVGPADLFFGGQASGVKGQSIVFDSGSTYNYFNSQAYNAVVSLLKKDINGRKQLQDAVDDKSLPICWKAPKPFKSILDVKSYFKPLALVFTSAKNVQFQLQPEAYLIVTKQGNACLGILNGTEVGIGKFNVIGDISLQDKLVIYDNEKQQIGWASANCNRLPNVDRDYSEGYYQPYSANFNILEGSCPATLWLH is encoded by the exons ATGCATGAGGAAAAGAGTCCCAGAAAAATACCCTTTTTGCAAGGCTTTTTGTGCTTATTGGTGGTCTTGTTGGCATCTTTTCCTAGCTGTTCCTTTGCCGCCAGTCGCTCTTCTGCCACCAAAAAGAAGGCTTCTGCTTCCTCTGTGATTTTCCCTGTTAGCGGAAATGTTTATCCCAAGGG CTATTATCAGGTGACAGTGAACATAGGCCAGCCTCctaaaccttattttctagatATAGACACTGGAAGTGACCTTACCTGGCTCCAGTGTGATGCACCTTGTGCCAAATGCACACCA GCACCCCACAGTCCTTACAAACCCAACAAAAACCTTGTCACATGTAAAGATCCCTTATGTGTATCCCTTTACTGGCCTACAAGCCATCAATGTGAATCCTTAGACCAGTGTGACTATCAGGTTGAGTATGCTGATAGGGGTTCATCTCTCGGCGTGCTTGTCCAAGATTTGTTCCCCCTGAGATTCACTAATGGCAGCATTTCAGCACCTCGTCTGGCATTTGG CTGTGGTTACGATCAAGAAATTCCAGGTCCGAATCCGCCTTATACAGATGGAGTACTTGGCCTCGGCACTGGGAAGTCTAGCATTTTATCGCAATTGAATGGCCTGGGACTGACACGGAATGTAATTGGACACTGCCTCAGTGTTCAAGGTGGGggatttcttttctttggtgATGATCTTGTTCCTTCTTCAGGAATTGTATGGACATCATTATCAAGCAACTCCCTCGA GAAACACTACTCCGTGGGACCAGCAGACCTCTTTTTTGGCGGCCAGGCTTCAGGGGTTAAAGGCCAATCTATAGTTTTCGATAGTGGGAGTACTTATAATTACTTTAATTCCCAAGCTTACAATGCTGTAGTTTCTTTG TTAAAAAAAGATATAAATGGGAGGAAACAGTTACAAGATGCTGTGGATGACAAGAGCCTTCCAATTTGCTGGAAAGCTCCAAAgcctttcaaatcaattttagatGTCAAGAGCTATTTCAAACCATTAGCATTAGTGTTTACAAGTGCTAAAAATGTTCAATTTCAACTGCAACCTGAAGCGTATCTCATTGTCACG AAACAAGGCAACGCATGCTTAGGTATCTTGAATGGTACTGAAGTTGGAATCGGAAAATTTAATGTGATTGGAG ACATTTCTCTGCAAGACAAGTTGGTGATTTACGACAATGAAAAGCAGCAGATTGGATGGGCTTCAGCGAATTGCAACAGGCTTCCCAA TGTGGATCGTGATTACAGTGAAGGTTATTATCAGCCTTACTCTGCCAACTTCAACATTTTAGAAGGGAGTTGCCCTGCTACTTTGTGGTTACATTAG